A window of Chitinophaga sp. MM2321 contains these coding sequences:
- a CDS encoding gliding motility-associated C-terminal domain-containing protein, producing MAAGTLTATATPQITASGSGTSHLILTGPIADMNTFITAGNLMYLPVADTSGTLPLNVLLNDNGGPANDTPKTATASIALVVSPVNDAPAIGNIPAQSTGQDVPLHFNTANSNLISISDVDAGTGTISITLTATNGKITLITTANLTFVSGSGTLDRSVTVRGKLADINTALADFVFTPDPNFAGAATLKIAVNDQGNTPAPPMSDDLTIPVTVSASSPLITNVSATSANGAYGIGKVIPVTVTFDQPVVVNTTGGTPALLLETGATDRTAVYSSGSNTNTITFSYTVQAGDVAADLDYVNTGSLTLNGGTIQSTWVKDATVTLPAAGSAKALAGNKDLVIDGVVPVITKVTVPANKTYKANENLEFNVLFSESVDVTDVPFIPVTIGATVVSASYQAGTGSNTLTFRYTVKDGELDTDGIALAASLNLNGGTIRDAVENDAVPALVDVAPTSAVLVDAVAPVVTSVAVPADGVHKAGDQLDYTVSLNENVDVDATGGDPSITLVVGSTTRTLNYVSGTGTTVLLFRYTVQSGDLDADGVQCGAAMVLNGSTIKDAAGNPATLTLNNVGAQTNIKVDAVLPVVTAGQVFTIAENSPVATVAGTVAATDAGAVLPLQQYTITTNVNPDGDADPAFSINPVTGALTVNDAGDLNYEANPSFDISVTVSDGVNTSAVQTVHITLTNVPEAPTDITLSNNAVFENNAVNAVIGALSATSVEPGEAITYTLAAGAGSTDNTAFNIAGSNLRATQAFNFETQTTYNIRIRATAPAGEFFEKAFVITVRDVNEAPTINAIADQSFCVVTTTQTIALSGITAGPETAQTTTVTATSDNAALFTTLTADDEGVQFRFAAGATGTANITVTVKDGGGTDNGGVNQSSQTFKLAVTSVAEPTITSNMGTKVSKGLPVELTAAGGVTYAWDNAPDIVSGQNSATVVIRPQANATYRVTASNAAGCTATGQIDIEVIDDYKVDGVNLITPNGDGINDRFIIKNIDSYPNNEVKIFDRSGRMIYTKRGYQNEWGGTLNGTALEEGTYYYILDFGTGLPKVKGFITIIRDK from the coding sequence GTGGCCGCCGGTACACTCACGGCAACGGCTACACCGCAAATAACGGCAAGTGGCAGTGGTACCAGCCATCTTATCCTAACCGGTCCCATTGCAGATATGAATACATTTATTACTGCCGGCAATCTGATGTATTTGCCGGTAGCAGATACCAGCGGCACCCTGCCGTTGAATGTGCTGCTCAACGACAACGGCGGTCCTGCAAACGATACGCCTAAGACGGCCACAGCCTCCATTGCGCTTGTGGTAAGCCCGGTAAATGATGCCCCTGCGATCGGTAACATACCGGCTCAATCCACCGGACAGGATGTACCGTTACATTTTAATACGGCAAATAGTAACCTGATAAGTATCAGTGATGTGGATGCCGGCACGGGTACCATCAGCATTACCCTGACAGCAACAAACGGTAAGATCACATTAATTACAACTGCTAACCTGACCTTCGTCTCCGGATCCGGCACACTGGATCGATCCGTAACCGTCAGGGGTAAACTGGCAGATATAAATACCGCTTTAGCGGATTTTGTCTTTACCCCGGATCCTAATTTTGCAGGAGCGGCCACACTGAAGATAGCTGTAAACGACCAGGGAAATACACCTGCACCTCCTATGTCGGATGATCTGACAATCCCTGTTACCGTTAGCGCATCGTCGCCACTGATTACAAATGTATCGGCGACTTCCGCAAATGGTGCTTACGGTATCGGAAAAGTGATTCCTGTTACGGTTACTTTCGACCAGCCCGTTGTTGTGAATACAACAGGTGGTACGCCCGCATTGTTACTGGAAACAGGCGCCACAGACAGAACAGCTGTTTATAGTTCAGGATCAAATACAAATACCATCACCTTCTCTTATACCGTACAGGCGGGCGATGTAGCCGCCGATCTGGACTATGTAAATACCGGTTCGCTTACTTTGAATGGCGGTACTATTCAGAGTACCTGGGTGAAAGATGCAACGGTTACCTTGCCCGCTGCCGGCAGCGCCAAGGCCCTTGCAGGCAACAAAGATCTCGTGATTGATGGCGTGGTACCAGTTATTACCAAAGTAACGGTCCCTGCTAATAAAACATACAAGGCTAATGAAAACCTTGAATTCAACGTACTGTTCAGCGAATCGGTGGATGTAACCGATGTACCGTTTATTCCGGTGACCATTGGCGCTACGGTTGTATCGGCCAGCTACCAGGCCGGTACCGGAAGTAATACCCTTACTTTCCGCTATACCGTGAAAGATGGTGAGCTGGATACAGATGGTATTGCATTGGCAGCTTCGTTGAATCTTAATGGCGGCACTATCCGCGATGCGGTTGAAAATGATGCAGTACCTGCGCTGGTAGATGTTGCTCCAACATCCGCTGTGCTGGTAGATGCAGTGGCGCCGGTAGTAACAAGTGTTGCCGTACCAGCCGATGGTGTGCACAAAGCTGGTGATCAACTGGATTATACGGTCAGCCTTAACGAAAATGTAGATGTGGATGCAACCGGTGGTGATCCTTCAATAACCCTGGTAGTAGGCAGTACCACCCGTACTTTGAATTATGTATCCGGTACCGGTACTACAGTCCTGCTTTTCCGCTACACCGTACAATCCGGCGACCTGGATGCGGATGGTGTACAATGTGGCGCCGCAATGGTATTGAATGGCAGCACTATTAAGGATGCAGCCGGCAATCCTGCAACACTCACCCTGAATAACGTGGGCGCACAAACGAATATAAAAGTGGATGCTGTTTTGCCGGTAGTTACAGCAGGTCAGGTGTTCACCATTGCGGAGAACAGCCCGGTGGCAACAGTAGCAGGCACAGTAGCCGCTACGGATGCCGGCGCTGTATTGCCATTGCAGCAGTATACCATCACCACCAATGTAAATCCGGACGGAGATGCAGATCCTGCCTTTAGTATTAATCCGGTAACGGGAGCACTCACCGTGAATGATGCCGGAGATCTGAACTACGAAGCCAATCCATCTTTTGATATATCCGTTACCGTGAGTGACGGGGTAAATACGTCCGCTGTCCAGACCGTACACATCACCCTGACGAACGTACCCGAAGCACCTACGGATATCACTTTGAGCAATAATGCTGTCTTTGAAAATAATGCGGTGAATGCAGTGATAGGCGCTTTGTCTGCGACCTCCGTTGAACCCGGGGAAGCAATTACTTATACGTTGGCAGCCGGCGCAGGCAGTACTGACAACACCGCCTTCAACATAGCTGGCAGTAATCTCAGGGCGACGCAGGCTTTCAACTTTGAAACACAGACTACTTATAATATCCGCATACGTGCCACTGCACCGGCAGGTGAATTTTTTGAAAAAGCGTTTGTGATCACAGTCCGGGATGTAAATGAAGCACCTACTATTAACGCCATTGCAGATCAATCTTTCTGTGTTGTTACAACCACGCAGACGATAGCCCTGTCGGGCATTACAGCTGGTCCTGAAACGGCGCAAACAACTACCGTTACCGCAACCTCCGATAACGCCGCACTCTTTACAACGCTGACAGCAGACGACGAGGGGGTGCAGTTCCGTTTTGCAGCAGGTGCAACCGGTACCGCCAATATCACGGTAACTGTAAAAGATGGTGGCGGCACTGACAATGGCGGGGTAAATCAAAGCAGCCAGACATTTAAGCTCGCTGTCACCTCCGTTGCCGAACCAACCATTACCAGCAATATGGGAACAAAAGTATCGAAAGGACTTCCCGTAGAATTAACAGCAGCTGGCGGTGTGACATACGCCTGGGATAATGCACCGGATATCGTCAGCGGGCAAAACAGTGCCACCGTGGTGATCCGTCCGCAAGCAAATGCCACCTACCGCGTTACCGCTTCCAATGCCGCAGGATGCACTGCTACAGGGCAGATAGACATTGAAGTGATAGATGATTATAAAGTGGATGGTGTGAACCTGATTACGCCAAACGGAGATGGTATCAACGACCGGTTTATCATTAAGAATATCGATAGCTATCCCAATAATGAAGTGAAGATCTTTGACCGTTCCGGCCGTATGATCTATACCAAACGTGGTTATCAAAACGAATGGGGTGGAACGTTAAATGGTACAGCCCTGGAAGAAGGAACCTATTATTATATACTGGACTTCGGCACAGGACTCCCTAAGGTAAAGGGTTTCATTACAATCATTCGCGACAAATAA
- a CDS encoding TonB-dependent receptor, which yields MTKKVSIFILILLSVTSGIMAQTNTGSIKGNITTSEGEAAAYVSVQIKRNSRGTVTDAKGDFTFRRVEPGQYTLLVSLIGYESTEETVMVTANQATTVKLHLQLSKTQLAEVTITGGKNKLANKESDYIARLPIKNLENPQVYNVVGKELMKEQVVTSFDDALKNAPGVSRLWSSTGRPNDGAGYFSMRGFSVQPSMVNGIAGISNGGIDPADIERIETIKGPSGTLFGSSLISFGGLINIVTKKPYDVFGGEISYTGGGFGLNRITADLNTPLNEDKSVVLRTNAAYHYEGSFQDAGFKKSFFLAPSLSYKVNDRLSFLINTEFYNGESTNALMVFLNRSRQLIARTPEELGIDFNRSFTANDIAYKTPTMNLSGQATYKLSDKWVSQTNVSRGVRNSNGYYSYVMFLDQGDATVQKPNDTLLSRFAYHQNSTTTATDIQQNFIGDFKIGQLRNRVVAGLDFLSIKTSNDNSPYLLFDMVNAVNTQDPRYAELNRPALDAKLAQTTAGQTKNAVSNYTYSAYISDVLNITDELIAMASVRIDYFDNKGTINYLTRKTSGDYNQVSVSPKFGLVYQVVKNKVSLFANYMNGFRNTPPVTQPLPELEGTFKPQQANQLEGGVKLDAFKNRLSLSASYYNILVKDMTRAASIVKDGQTYNYTIQDGSQRSKGVEIDLVANPLPGLNVVAGYGYNDSKMVESDINVINRRPTTAGPEHLVNWWISYTANSGALHGLGAGFGGNYASDNMITNDLRTGVFTLPAYTVLNASIFYQVKAYRLALKLDNIADKVYYGGWTTVEKQLPRRLSANVTFKF from the coding sequence ATGACGAAAAAAGTATCAATATTCATTTTAATATTATTATCTGTTACATCCGGCATCATGGCTCAGACCAATACCGGCAGCATTAAAGGAAACATCACCACCAGTGAAGGAGAAGCCGCCGCTTATGTAAGCGTACAGATTAAACGCAACAGCAGAGGTACAGTAACAGATGCTAAAGGAGACTTTACTTTCCGCCGTGTGGAACCGGGGCAATATACGCTGCTGGTATCTCTCATTGGTTATGAATCTACAGAAGAAACCGTGATGGTAACCGCCAACCAGGCCACTACTGTAAAGCTGCACTTACAGCTATCAAAAACACAATTGGCAGAAGTAACGATTACCGGTGGAAAGAATAAACTGGCCAACAAAGAAAGCGACTACATCGCCCGCTTACCTATTAAGAACCTGGAAAACCCCCAGGTATATAACGTAGTAGGTAAAGAGCTGATGAAAGAACAGGTAGTGACCAGCTTTGATGATGCACTCAAAAATGCGCCAGGTGTTTCCAGGTTGTGGTCATCTACCGGCCGCCCTAACGATGGCGCCGGCTACTTCTCCATGCGTGGTTTCAGCGTACAACCTTCTATGGTGAATGGTATTGCAGGAATATCCAACGGCGGCATTGACCCCGCAGATATTGAGCGTATCGAAACTATTAAAGGCCCTTCCGGTACCTTGTTTGGTAGCAGCCTGATTTCTTTCGGCGGACTCATCAACATCGTGACCAAAAAACCATATGACGTTTTTGGTGGAGAAATCAGTTATACCGGTGGCGGATTTGGTCTGAACCGTATCACTGCTGATCTTAATACCCCGCTGAATGAAGATAAATCTGTTGTGCTGCGTACCAATGCCGCCTATCATTATGAAGGCAGCTTTCAGGATGCCGGTTTTAAAAAATCGTTCTTCCTGGCTCCCAGCCTGTCTTACAAAGTAAATGACCGCCTGTCTTTCCTGATAAATACGGAATTTTATAATGGTGAAAGCACCAATGCACTGATGGTTTTTCTGAACCGCAGCCGCCAGCTGATTGCCAGAACACCGGAAGAACTGGGCATCGACTTTAACCGCTCTTTTACAGCCAATGATATTGCTTACAAAACACCCACGATGAACCTCTCCGGTCAGGCTACCTACAAACTGTCTGATAAATGGGTGTCACAAACCAATGTTTCCAGGGGTGTACGTAACAGTAACGGATATTATTCCTACGTGATGTTCCTGGATCAGGGCGATGCTACCGTACAAAAGCCGAATGACACTTTGTTGAGCCGCTTTGCCTATCATCAGAATTCTACTACCACCGCTACAGATATACAACAGAACTTCATCGGTGATTTTAAAATAGGACAGTTGCGTAACCGCGTTGTTGCCGGGCTGGACTTCCTCAGTATCAAAACCAGTAACGACAATTCACCCTACCTCCTTTTTGATATGGTGAATGCCGTTAACACACAGGATCCCCGGTATGCAGAGTTGAACAGGCCCGCTCTTGATGCTAAACTGGCGCAAACAACTGCCGGTCAAACTAAAAATGCGGTCAGCAATTATACCTACAGTGCTTATATTTCAGATGTATTAAATATCACTGATGAATTGATAGCGATGGCCAGTGTGCGGATCGATTATTTTGATAACAAGGGAACCATCAACTACCTGACCCGCAAAACCAGCGGCGACTATAACCAGGTGTCCGTGTCTCCGAAATTCGGGCTGGTATACCAGGTAGTAAAAAATAAAGTGAGTCTCTTTGCCAACTACATGAATGGATTCCGTAACACACCACCCGTAACACAACCACTCCCTGAACTGGAAGGCACCTTCAAACCTCAGCAGGCCAACCAGCTTGAAGGAGGCGTGAAACTGGATGCATTCAAAAACAGGTTGAGCCTCAGCGCCAGCTATTATAACATCCTTGTAAAAGATATGACACGTGCGGCCTCTATTGTAAAAGACGGTCAGACTTATAACTACACCATCCAGGACGGCTCACAGAGAAGTAAAGGCGTGGAAATAGATCTCGTTGCCAACCCGTTACCAGGCTTGAATGTTGTAGCCGGTTATGGTTACAACGACAGTAAAATGGTGGAATCAGATATTAATGTCATCAACCGCAGACCTACTACAGCAGGCCCTGAGCACCTGGTGAACTGGTGGATCAGCTATACAGCCAACAGCGGTGCATTACATGGCTTAGGCGCCGGATTTGGCGGCAACTATGCCAGTGATAATATGATCACCAACGATCTCAGAACAGGTGTCTTCACCTTGCCTGCCTATACCGTTTTAAATGCCAGTATCTTCTACCAGGTAAAAGCATACCGCCTGGCATTAAAACTTGACAATATTGCTGACAAAGTATATTATGGTGGATGGACAACCGTAGAAAAACAGCTGCCCAGACGTCTTTCCGCTAACGTGACTTTTAAATTCTGA
- a CDS encoding PorP/SprF family type IX secretion system membrane protein, producing the protein MKSYIVAGIGCLMFSITIQQAGAQSLGNTSTLVDPPATQYFQNQYIGNPSFAGIDSGLYINGAYRRQLKNDPGVPVTMSFTADYLVGNRVGAGLNVYRDVAGLISRTRVSLTYAYHMPLSQTGQQQLHFGLSAGLRNDRLDIKNINGDINDPSIGMYNRRDNYFDGDFGMAYTDGHLNLQAALPNVVGYFSKENREIANSATFYAAASYRFYIGNEFTSIEPKACFRGVRGYDNIFDFGANVVFLDNWVNLFGLYHTSKNYTLGAGFNFRSAVGVQLIYTSQTAGLRSYLDNNFTLALTINLFN; encoded by the coding sequence ATGAAAAGTTATATCGTAGCCGGAATCGGATGTTTGATGTTCAGCATCACGATACAGCAGGCCGGTGCCCAATCCCTGGGTAATACCAGTACACTGGTAGACCCACCAGCAACACAGTATTTTCAGAATCAGTATATAGGTAATCCATCTTTTGCAGGAATAGATTCAGGGCTGTACATCAATGGCGCTTATCGCAGGCAGTTGAAGAACGATCCCGGCGTACCCGTAACGATGTCATTTACGGCGGATTACCTTGTGGGTAACAGGGTAGGAGCCGGCTTAAATGTATACCGGGATGTAGCCGGCCTGATTTCCAGGACCCGTGTATCGCTGACCTATGCCTACCACATGCCATTATCGCAAACGGGGCAGCAGCAACTTCATTTCGGTTTGTCTGCCGGGCTTCGCAACGACCGCCTGGATATAAAAAATATCAATGGAGATATAAATGATCCTTCCATTGGTATGTATAACCGGAGAGATAATTATTTTGATGGTGATTTTGGGATGGCTTATACGGATGGCCATCTTAATCTGCAGGCAGCCTTACCGAATGTGGTGGGATATTTCAGTAAAGAAAACCGGGAGATTGCCAACAGCGCCACCTTTTATGCGGCTGCCAGTTACAGGTTTTACATCGGCAATGAGTTCACTTCTATTGAACCGAAAGCCTGTTTCAGAGGCGTGCGTGGATACGATAATATATTTGATTTCGGCGCAAATGTAGTATTCCTGGATAATTGGGTAAACCTCTTCGGACTCTATCATACTTCTAAAAACTATACGTTAGGTGCCGGATTTAATTTTCGCTCCGCAGTGGGTGTACAGCTGATCTATACTTCACAGACAGCAGGCTTGCGGAGTTACCTGGATAATAATTTCACACTGGCGCTAACGATCAATTTATTCAACTAG